One region of Tepidamorphus gemmatus genomic DNA includes:
- a CDS encoding DMT family transporter: protein MTAPTGLTESEERRLRLRGILLMCLAGVCFSGLDTAAKLLVVEYAAMQVVFVRYLGHLALTIAAVGPSRLPRLWRTQRPVLMVLRGIALFGSTFFNFMALRYLALSETVAIAFAAPFLIAVLAGPILGEWIGPRRWAAVLVGFIGVLVVTQPGLAGFRWPMLYSVASVICYAFYAITTRMLAATDGNPVQQFYASLVGCLILLPAMPFVWIWPQDALSLGLMAATGIFGFVGHGLLINAHRHAPAPILSPFAYLQIVWMTILGYLVFAHVPGVANVIGAAIVVASGLYLLFRERKVKGSTGT from the coding sequence ATGACTGCCCCGACGGGCCTCACCGAGAGCGAGGAGCGGCGGCTGCGGCTGCGCGGTATCCTGCTGATGTGCCTGGCAGGCGTGTGCTTCTCGGGACTCGACACCGCCGCCAAGCTGCTCGTCGTCGAGTACGCGGCCATGCAGGTCGTGTTCGTGCGCTATCTCGGGCACCTGGCGCTGACCATTGCCGCCGTCGGCCCGTCGCGGCTGCCGCGTCTGTGGCGGACGCAGCGGCCCGTGCTGATGGTGCTGCGCGGCATCGCGCTGTTCGGCTCGACCTTCTTCAACTTCATGGCATTGCGCTATCTGGCGCTGTCCGAGACCGTCGCGATCGCCTTCGCCGCGCCGTTCCTCATCGCGGTGCTCGCCGGCCCCATCCTCGGCGAATGGATCGGGCCACGGCGCTGGGCGGCAGTTCTGGTCGGATTCATCGGTGTCCTGGTTGTCACCCAGCCGGGTCTCGCCGGGTTCCGGTGGCCGATGCTCTATTCGGTCGCCAGCGTCATCTGCTACGCGTTCTACGCGATCACCACGCGCATGCTGGCGGCGACCGACGGCAATCCGGTGCAGCAGTTCTATGCCTCGCTGGTCGGCTGCCTGATCCTGCTACCGGCCATGCCATTCGTATGGATCTGGCCGCAGGACGCCCTGTCCCTCGGCCTGATGGCGGCAACCGGCATCTTCGGGTTCGTCGGGCATGGGCTGCTGATCAACGCGCATCGCCACGCGCCGGCGCCGATCCTCTCGCCATTCGCGTATCTGCAGATCGTCTGGATGACGATCCTCGGCTACCTCGTCTTCGCACATGTTCCCGGCGTGGCGAACGTCATCGGCGCCGCCATCGTCGTTGCCTCCGGCCTCTATCTGCTGTTCCGCGAGCGCAAGGTGAAGGGTAGCACCGGGACATGA
- a CDS encoding GntR family transcriptional regulator has product MSVRAAEQRIEEGSQRARAYHEIRRRILANELQPGVQMLETEVADLLGMSRTPVREALIRLAEEGLVEVRPRHGMRVKPVSPQDMREIYDVLTSLEATAAALAARRPLSGEELAGLEAAVAEMDEALECDDLKRWAEADQRFHDLLVIGSGNRRLQDIVGTLRDQAHRVRMATLALRPKPVESNNDHRAVVEAIRRGDAEAAWRAHHDHRSRSGRMLVDLLTRLGVGGI; this is encoded by the coding sequence GTGAGCGTACGCGCCGCAGAGCAACGCATCGAAGAGGGCTCGCAGCGCGCCCGCGCCTACCACGAGATTCGTCGCCGGATTCTCGCCAACGAGCTACAGCCTGGCGTCCAGATGCTCGAGACCGAGGTGGCCGATCTGCTCGGCATGAGCCGTACGCCGGTGCGCGAGGCGCTCATCAGGCTCGCCGAGGAGGGCCTCGTGGAGGTCCGTCCGCGCCATGGCATGCGGGTGAAGCCCGTCTCTCCGCAGGACATGCGCGAGATCTACGATGTGCTGACGAGCCTCGAGGCGACCGCCGCCGCGCTGGCGGCGCGCAGGCCCCTGTCGGGCGAGGAGTTGGCCGGTCTCGAGGCCGCGGTGGCCGAGATGGACGAGGCGCTGGAATGCGACGACCTCAAGCGCTGGGCCGAGGCGGACCAGCGCTTCCACGATCTGCTGGTGATCGGATCCGGCAACCGCCGCCTGCAGGACATCGTCGGGACCCTGCGTGATCAGGCCCACCGTGTCCGCATGGCGACGCTCGCTCTGCGGCCGAAGCCGGTGGAGTCCAACAACGATCATCGGGCCGTGGTGGAGGCGATCCGTCGTGGCGACGCGGAGGCGGCCTGGCGTGCCCATCACGACCATCGCTCGCGCTCCGGGCGGATGCTGGTGGACCTGCTGACGCGGCTGGGTGTCGGCGGAATCTAG
- a CDS encoding DUF1194 domain-containing protein produces the protein MSGIFPTTPSVPRTAIMAAALLLPAAAAADEPVDLELVLAVDVSLSMDMEEQILQRDGYVRAFLDPLVIQAIESGPHGRIAVAYMEWAGAASQIITLNWTLIDGAASAADLSAALAEAPISRLRRTSVSGAIDFARSMFRDNGFQGLRRVIDISGDGPNNQGGPVVVARDAAVADGITINGLPLLANPAGPLSLFDLPQLDIYYEDCVIGGPGAFLIPVHSPQEFAESIRNKLVLEIAGVPEPPAVVPASAAAPRIPCDIGERQWRMYMDGER, from the coding sequence ATGAGCGGCATCTTCCCGACCACGCCGTCCGTCCCGCGCACTGCGATCATGGCTGCCGCGCTGCTGCTGCCGGCCGCCGCCGCTGCGGACGAGCCGGTCGATCTGGAACTGGTGCTCGCGGTCGACGTCTCCCTGTCAATGGACATGGAAGAGCAGATCCTGCAGCGCGACGGCTATGTCCGAGCGTTTCTCGATCCGCTGGTCATCCAGGCGATCGAAAGCGGCCCGCATGGCAGGATCGCGGTGGCCTACATGGAGTGGGCCGGTGCAGCCAGCCAGATCATCACCCTGAACTGGACGCTCATCGACGGGGCGGCAAGCGCCGCCGACCTTTCCGCGGCTCTGGCCGAGGCGCCGATCTCGCGGCTGCGCCGCACCTCGGTGAGCGGCGCGATCGATTTCGCCAGATCAATGTTCCGCGACAACGGCTTCCAGGGACTGCGCCGGGTGATCGACATCTCGGGCGACGGCCCGAACAATCAGGGCGGCCCGGTGGTGGTGGCGCGCGATGCCGCCGTGGCGGACGGCATAACGATCAACGGCCTGCCCCTCCTCGCCAATCCGGCCGGGCCCCTGTCGCTGTTCGACCTGCCACAGCTCGACATCTATTACGAGGACTGCGTGATCGGCGGGCCGGGCGCGTTCCTGATCCCGGTTCACTCCCCCCAGGAATTCGCCGAATCGATCCGCAACAAGCTGGTGCTGGAAATCGCCGGCGTTCCGGAACCTCCGGCGGTCGTTCCGGCGAGCGCGGCAGCACCGCGCATTCCCTGCGATATCGGCGAACGGCAGTGGCGCATGTACATGGACGGCGAGCGATAG